A window of the bacterium genome harbors these coding sequences:
- a CDS encoding tetratricopeptide repeat protein → MDEKLQQAFAFRYEGKYKEAIALLQEILQEDPQCPPAHHLLGLIYGFIGEFEKSLEELRKAVELDGNFIQARNDLALTYAMLGMYEEAKQEFQKVLEIDPGNPLATKHLRLMETEEI, encoded by the coding sequence ATGGATGAGAAATTACAGCAAGCTTTTGCATTTAGGTACGAAGGAAAATATAAGGAAGCAATAGCGCTCTTACAGGAGATATTGCAAGAGGACCCTCAATGTCCTCCTGCCCATCACTTGTTGGGATTAATCTACGGCTTCATCGGAGAATTTGAGAAATCCTTGGAAGAACTAAGAAAGGCAGTGGAGTTGGATGGAAACTTCATTCAAGCAAGAAACGACCTCGCCCTCACATATGCTATGCTGGGGATGTATGAGGAAGCCAAGCAGGAATTCCAAAAGGTCTTGGAGATAGACCCGGGAAATCCCTTAGCGACGAAACATCTGCGGCTGATGGAGACGGAGGAAATTTAG
- the aroC gene encoding chorismate synthase — protein sequence MRFLTAGESHGKCILVIIDGFPAGLKVVTSFINEELRRRQMGYGRGNRMKIERDKVEILSGVRLGKTTGAPISLLIKNKDAPNWEEIMSIEEREIEPVLLPRPGHADLSGYLKYGLTDLRDVIERASARETAGRVAGGAMAKLLLKEFGIEIFSFTVAIGNVRAKVEGRWEDVRERAEKSPLRCPDMDAEEKMIEEIDRAKERGDSLGGMFQVIALGVPPGLGSYVQWDRRLDARLAFAIMSIPSVKGVEIGEGFSSASLYGSSFHDEIFYDKREGFFRITNRAGGIEGGVSNGEPIIIRAALKPIPTLAKPLHSVHLKSKSSAPAHKERADVCVIPSAGIIGEAMTAWIIADAFLEKFGGDCLKDMKRSYENYLERLKKV from the coding sequence ATAAGGTTTCTTACAGCTGGAGAGTCTCATGGTAAATGTATCCTCGTTATAATAGATGGTTTCCCCGCCGGGCTGAAAGTAGTTACCAGCTTCATAAACGAAGAGCTTCGTCGCCGGCAAATGGGTTATGGCAGGGGAAATAGAATGAAAATAGAAAGGGACAAAGTTGAAATTCTTTCAGGAGTAAGGTTAGGGAAGACAACAGGCGCTCCCATATCTTTGCTTATAAAAAATAAAGACGCACCAAATTGGGAGGAAATAATGTCCATTGAGGAAAGGGAAATTGAACCTGTCTTGCTTCCCCGTCCAGGGCATGCCGATTTGAGCGGATATCTTAAATATGGTTTGACCGATTTGAGAGATGTAATAGAGAGAGCGAGTGCGCGGGAAACAGCGGGAAGAGTAGCGGGTGGAGCTATGGCTAAACTTCTGCTTAAGGAATTCGGCATTGAGATTTTCAGCTTCACGGTGGCGATTGGAAATGTGAGGGCAAAAGTTGAGGGGAGATGGGAAGATGTAAGGGAGAGAGCAGAGAAGTCTCCCTTAAGATGTCCAGACATGGATGCTGAGGAGAAAATGATTGAGGAAATAGATAGGGCGAAGGAGAGGGGGGATAGCCTAGGCGGGATGTTTCAGGTTATCGCTTTAGGTGTCCCACCGGGCTTGGGAAGTTATGTGCAGTGGGATAGAAGATTGGATGCTCGCCTCGCTTTCGCAATTATGAGCATCCCATCAGTAAAGGGAGTCGAGATAGGAGAGGGGTTTTCCTCCGCTTCCCTCTACGGTTCATCCTTTCACGACGAGATTTTCTACGATAAAAGAGAGGGGTTCTTCCGCATAACTAATAGGGCAGGAGGCATAGAAGGAGGGGTTAGCAATGGAGAGCCAATAATCATAAGGGCAGCGTTGAAACCTATCCCTACTCTTGCGAAACCCCTCCACTCCGTTCACCTAAAGAGCAAATCATCCGCCCCCGCCCATAAGGAAAGGGCGGATGTATGCGTTATTCCCTCTGCGGGAATTATAGGGGAAGCTATGACCGCTTGGATAATCGCTGATGCTTTCCTTGAGAAGTTCGGAGGGGATTGCCTGAAAGATATGAAGAGGTCTTATGAGAATTATCTTGAGAGGTTGAAGAAGGTTTGA
- the aroB gene encoding 3-dehydroquinate synthase, whose amino-acid sequence MSEIIFVNLGKRSYPILIGWNTIEVLGEWLKERKCRHLAIIADGRVEALWGGMLREILEREGINYLFLKVKPGERSKNLASARRLWNELADSKVDRGWWLASFGGGMIGDLAGFVAASYMRGLNFLQIPTTLLAQVDASIGGKVAIDHPKGKNLLGFFYQPRFVLVDVSFLQTLSPRQYRNGLAEVIKYGAIRDRELLELLKEKEEKIKGKDDAILTEIVKRCIKIKADYVEKDEEDVLGIRAQLNFGHTIGHILERESGFRLLHGEAISIGMVFASELSRRMGLLSQEDVSLLKSILSSYGLPLKIKFPIRVERIIEGLVWDKKAKEGKIRFVLLKGLGEAFLSEDVPLELLKEVSLELGASY is encoded by the coding sequence GTGAGCGAGATAATATTCGTTAATTTAGGGAAAAGAAGTTATCCAATTCTCATTGGCTGGAATACAATAGAGGTTCTTGGGGAGTGGCTTAAGGAAAGGAAGTGTAGACACTTAGCGATAATAGCTGATGGTAGGGTGGAAGCCCTCTGGGGAGGGATGTTGAGGGAGATATTGGAAAGAGAGGGGATAAACTATTTGTTTCTTAAAGTTAAGCCGGGTGAAAGGTCAAAGAATCTTGCCTCCGCGAGGAGATTGTGGAATGAGCTTGCTGATAGCAAGGTTGATAGGGGATGGTGGCTTGCCTCTTTTGGAGGAGGAATGATAGGGGATTTAGCAGGCTTCGTCGCAGCATCATATATGCGTGGGTTGAACTTCTTACAAATACCCACCACTCTCCTCGCCCAGGTTGACGCATCAATAGGAGGAAAAGTCGCTATTGACCATCCAAAAGGAAAGAATTTGTTAGGTTTCTTCTATCAACCGAGATTCGTTTTAGTGGATGTCTCATTTCTTCAAACTCTCTCTCCCAGACAATATAGAAATGGGTTGGCTGAGGTTATAAAGTATGGGGCAATAAGGGATAGGGAACTTTTGGAATTGCTCAAAGAGAAGGAGGAAAAGATAAAGGGAAAAGATGATGCTATATTGACGGAAATAGTGAAAAGGTGCATTAAAATTAAGGCTGATTATGTAGAGAAGGATGAAGAAGATGTATTAGGGATAAGGGCTCAGCTTAATTTTGGACATACAATCGGTCATATCTTGGAAAGAGAAAGCGGGTTCAGGCTTTTGCATGGGGAGGCAATATCCATTGGAATGGTCTTCGCGAGCGAACTTTCCAGAAGGATGGGCTTGCTTTCCCAAGAAGATGTATCCTTGCTTAAATCTATCCTCTCTTCTTACGGTTTACCGCTGAAAATTAAATTTCCTATCAGAGTTGAGAGGATAATTGAAGGTTTGGTATGGGATAAGAAAGCTAAAGAGGGGAAAATCCGATTTGTGCTTCTTAAGGGATTGGGCGAAGCCTTCCTTAGTGAGGATGTTCCTTTAGAGCTCCTTAAGGAGGTGAGTTTGGAGCTTGGAGCGAGTTATTGA
- a CDS encoding histone deacetylase, protein MAVSLVYSPRYLLHNRGIEHPESPQRLAVLVRRLQNSPLKDYLKWEDPFEASDEDLLRVHTKSYINLIKTLSFMGGGWLDNDTFVSSASFNIATLAVGGAMRAFELAIEDGIHSFALVRPPGHHASQDRGAGFCIFNNIACGVRYAQEKLGIEKVLIVDWDLHHGNGTQDMFYEDASVLYFSTHQYPWYPGTGQVDEIGKGDGKGFTVNVPLPAGCGDDEYIKVYEEILPPLVRRFSPDLIAVSAGFDAHFADPLGGMFLSPFGYASLTRILKQLNEELNKKGIVFLLEGGYNADGLYTSVEAVIGELLDVKLPISRSEHKASESVRSRVNLIISEVKNLHSL, encoded by the coding sequence ATGGCTGTTTCGCTGGTTTATTCTCCTCGCTATTTGTTGCATAACAGAGGAATAGAGCACCCGGAATCACCCCAGAGGTTAGCTGTGCTCGTTCGCAGATTGCAGAACTCTCCCCTTAAAGACTATCTTAAATGGGAAGACCCCTTTGAAGCGAGCGATGAAGACCTCTTACGAGTTCATACTAAATCATACATAAATTTAATCAAGACTCTCTCATTTATGGGTGGAGGCTGGCTTGATAATGACACATTTGTCTCTTCTGCCAGCTTCAACATCGCAACCCTTGCGGTAGGTGGGGCAATGAGGGCTTTTGAGCTCGCTATAGAAGATGGAATCCACTCTTTCGCGCTCGTTCGCCCTCCCGGACATCATGCCTCTCAGGACAGGGGAGCGGGATTCTGCATCTTCAATAACATAGCTTGTGGCGTGAGATATGCTCAAGAAAAACTCGGCATTGAAAAGGTCCTAATAGTGGATTGGGATTTGCATCACGGCAATGGAACGCAGGATATGTTTTACGAAGATGCTAGCGTTCTCTATTTTTCCACCCATCAATATCCCTGGTATCCTGGAACGGGGCAAGTTGATGAAATAGGGAAAGGAGATGGGAAAGGCTTCACGGTGAATGTTCCTCTCCCAGCAGGCTGTGGCGATGACGAATATATCAAGGTATACGAAGAGATACTTCCGCCACTTGTGAGGAGATTTTCCCCTGACTTAATCGCCGTCTCCGCGGGATTTGATGCCCATTTCGCTGACCCTTTAGGTGGTATGTTTCTCTCACCATTCGGATATGCTTCTTTAACGAGGATTTTAAAGCAACTTAACGAAGAACTAAACAAGAAGGGCATCGTTTTTCTTCTCGAAGGAGGGTATAATGCTGATGGGCTCTACACCAGTGTTGAAGCTGTTATTGGGGAGCTGTTGGATGTGAAATTGCCGATTTCAAGGAGCGAGCATAAAGCAAGCGAATCTGTTCGCTCAAGGGTAAATCTAATAATATCCGAGGTGAAAAACCTCCATTCACTTTAA
- the rpe gene encoding ribulose-phosphate 3-epimerase, whose translation MIELSASILSADQGDLRGEIEGIKTGIDSLHFDIMDGHFVPEISFGASLVESLRNYFSLPFYVHLMVEKPEKHIHRFALAGADAIYIHLESTPHLHRALEKIKEKELKAGVALNPATPLSSLEELWDMIDLLLIMTVNPGYGGQELLPFTLNKVAKAKRIISEGGYATKIAVDGGINNITAKQARDAGASILVVGSYIFQSEDPLKALIELRESLKG comes from the coding sequence ATGATAGAGCTCTCCGCCTCAATTTTATCTGCGGACCAGGGTGATTTGCGTGGGGAAATAGAGGGAATAAAAACGGGGATAGATTCCCTCCATTTTGATATAATGGATGGACACTTTGTCCCCGAGATAAGCTTCGGCGCTAGTTTAGTGGAGTCCCTGAGAAATTATTTCTCTCTCCCTTTCTATGTTCATCTCATGGTTGAAAAGCCGGAAAAACATATACACAGATTTGCCCTGGCAGGAGCAGATGCGATTTATATCCACCTTGAATCCACACCACATCTTCATAGGGCATTGGAAAAAATAAAGGAAAAGGAGCTGAAGGCTGGAGTTGCTCTCAATCCCGCAACTCCCCTTTCCTCTTTGGAGGAACTATGGGATATGATAGATCTTCTTCTCATAATGACCGTCAATCCCGGCTATGGTGGGCAAGAGCTTTTGCCCTTCACATTGAATAAGGTTGCTAAGGCTAAAAGGATTATCTCCGAAGGAGGATATGCAACGAAGATAGCGGTTGATGGGGGGATAAATAATATAACAGCCAAGCAAGCAAGGGATGCCGGGGCTTCTATTTTGGTTGTCGGTTCCTATATTTTTCAAAGTGAAGATCCCTTAAAGGCTCTTATTGAGCTTAGAGAAAGCTTGAAAGGCTGA
- a CDS encoding PASTA domain-containing protein — protein MIEGGFELFQKLSEDSLTSTYEIKKEGKKYYLIVFKPPLEEKTKEALLEIGEKLKRITQPNLLALIDIHQEDDKIFLIYEEARGMSLKERFKLLAPFNPSVAVDTAIAIGEALSALHKSGLAHGDLHPGNVVVTPEAHVKVLNAGIFIPFQEQIKKGDFASLMLRAPYTAPEIAGGSPPSPQTDIYSLGAILFEALTGSPPFEGPDPLAIVVKQNNEPAPSPKKLNPGIPRALEGVVLKALQKDLDKRYSTIDQMLGDLKEIREALRYGYSLNWSPMDEEGRIGRPKIEVERETPFIRSAVLIIWSLIGLALIFLFLYAFLGLGIPQEVVVPDLSRKGLEEARTLLLQNGLKLGDILERENEEIPAGYIISTQPPAGSLVRKGRRIDIIVSTGAPYVVIPDLRSLDEERARKLLSDLGLAVGDVSYVADRYIPFGQVISQSPAPNSRVAKGTAVYLKVSLGPPVEATPPSVSQVPSEGEKKSATVRFVVPDKAESHKITIEVEDAEGIHTVYDNVHKPGDLIDQQVEGVGTEVTIRVYIDENLVKEEVLK, from the coding sequence ATGATAGAGGGAGGTTTTGAGCTCTTTCAGAAGCTTAGCGAGGATTCCCTGACAAGCACCTACGAAATCAAAAAAGAGGGAAAGAAATATTATTTAATAGTCTTCAAGCCTCCTCTGGAGGAAAAAACGAAGGAAGCTCTCCTTGAAATCGGAGAGAAATTGAAAAGAATAACCCAACCAAACCTTCTTGCCCTCATAGATATCCACCAGGAAGATGACAAGATTTTCCTCATTTACGAGGAAGCAAGAGGAATGTCACTAAAGGAGCGCTTTAAGCTTCTCGCCCCATTTAACCCTTCTGTGGCTGTTGATACCGCAATTGCTATAGGAGAAGCTCTTTCTGCTCTGCATAAGTCGGGGCTGGCTCACGGAGACTTGCACCCGGGTAATGTGGTGGTAACCCCGGAAGCGCATGTAAAGGTTTTAAACGCAGGCATTTTCATACCCTTTCAAGAGCAAATAAAGAAGGGAGACTTCGCCTCGCTTATGCTTAGAGCTCCCTATACAGCTCCCGAGATAGCGGGCGGTTCTCCTCCTTCTCCTCAAACTGATATCTATTCCCTTGGTGCGATACTCTTTGAAGCCCTCACAGGTTCCCCTCCATTTGAGGGGCCAGACCCATTGGCTATAGTGGTAAAGCAAAACAACGAACCTGCCCCATCCCCGAAAAAACTGAATCCTGGCATCCCCAGAGCACTTGAAGGTGTCGTTTTAAAGGCGCTCCAGAAGGATTTGGATAAAAGATATTCAACCATAGACCAAATGTTGGGAGATTTAAAGGAAATTAGGGAGGCACTTCGTTATGGCTATTCCTTGAATTGGTCTCCTATGGATGAAGAGGGAAGGATAGGACGACCGAAGATAGAGGTAGAGAGGGAAACACCTTTCATAAGGAGCGCTGTCTTAATAATCTGGAGTTTGATAGGTTTGGCGCTAATTTTTCTTTTCTTATACGCCTTCCTCGGTTTAGGAATCCCGCAAGAGGTGGTTGTTCCAGACCTATCAAGGAAAGGTTTAGAGGAAGCAAGAACGCTTCTCTTGCAGAATGGTTTGAAATTGGGTGATATATTGGAGAGGGAAAACGAGGAAATACCGGCAGGATATATAATTTCCACTCAACCTCCCGCAGGGAGTTTGGTTAGGAAGGGAAGAAGGATTGATATAATCGTCAGCACGGGTGCTCCTTATGTCGTTATTCCCGATTTACGCTCCCTTGATGAGGAGAGGGCTAGGAAGCTGTTGAGCGATTTGGGCTTAGCGGTGGGGGATGTGAGCTATGTAGCAGATAGATATATACCTTTCGGACAGGTAATCTCGCAATCTCCTGCTCCCAATAGCAGGGTAGCTAAAGGCACAGCTGTTTACTTAAAGGTTAGCTTAGGTCCTCCCGTAGAAGCTACTCCACCATCTGTGTCGCAGGTTCCTTCTGAGGGAGAGAAAAAGAGCGCTACAGTGCGTTTTGTTGTTCCTGATAAAGCGGAAAGCCACAAGATAACGATTGAAGTTGAAGACGCAGAGGGAATTCATACCGTTTATGATAATGTCCATAAGCCTGGCGATTTAATAGACCAGCAAGTGGAAGGTGTAGGGACGGAAGTAACGATAAGAGTGTATATAGATGAGAATCTGGTCAAGGAAGAAGTATTAAAATGA
- a CDS encoding nucleotide sugar dehydrogenase, giving the protein MGLEEKIKRKEAKVAIIGAGYVGLPLAIAFAEEKFMVFAIDKDEEKVMKLKAGESYIEDVTSEQVKSALDSGFLNPTTSDDVLAQADAAIITVPTPVKRHKDPDLSYIEKAADSVAKHIHSPMLISLESTTYPGSTEDILLPRLSKANLKVGKDFFLVFSPERINPGDKEHTLRKIPKIVGGVTPKCTEMGYLLYSQIINKVIPVSNAKTAEMIKLYENAYRYINIAFANEMAIVCRKLGIDIWEVIEGAKSKGFGFQAFYPGPGVGGHCIPVDPHYLRWHLKGIDHNELLLEVADSINMGMPSKILEILIDVLNEEGKHLNGSNILILGVTYKKDIADLRESPAVKLMDLLVEKKANLAYSDPYITKIPERDYIRKDLNEETLAWADVVVLTTDHSSFDYQWIADNCACILDTRNAFRGVKNCRAKIYRL; this is encoded by the coding sequence ATGGGTTTGGAGGAGAAAATAAAACGGAAAGAAGCAAAGGTAGCGATTATCGGGGCGGGTTATGTTGGCTTACCACTTGCTATCGCTTTTGCCGAGGAGAAGTTCATGGTCTTCGCCATAGATAAAGACGAGGAAAAGGTGATGAAGCTCAAAGCAGGTGAATCGTATATTGAAGATGTAACCAGCGAGCAGGTTAAATCCGCTTTAGATAGCGGATTTTTGAATCCCACTACCTCCGACGATGTTCTCGCCCAGGCTGATGCAGCCATAATTACTGTTCCCACGCCCGTTAAACGACATAAGGACCCAGACCTTTCATATATAGAAAAAGCGGCGGATTCGGTTGCAAAGCATATCCATTCCCCAATGTTGATTTCCCTTGAAAGCACTACTTATCCCGGCTCGACCGAAGACATTTTATTGCCACGGCTTAGTAAAGCTAATCTTAAGGTAGGGAAGGATTTTTTCCTCGTTTTTTCCCCTGAAAGGATAAATCCCGGGGACAAAGAGCATACATTGAGAAAAATTCCCAAAATAGTGGGTGGGGTTACGCCCAAATGCACCGAGATGGGATACCTGCTATATAGCCAGATAATTAATAAAGTCATACCTGTATCAAACGCGAAGACCGCTGAGATGATAAAGCTTTACGAAAATGCCTATAGATACATCAATATAGCCTTTGCAAATGAGATGGCTATTGTCTGCAGGAAATTGGGGATAGATATCTGGGAGGTTATAGAGGGAGCGAAAAGTAAAGGATTTGGCTTCCAGGCCTTCTATCCCGGTCCGGGAGTGGGGGGACACTGCATTCCAGTTGACCCCCATTATCTAAGATGGCACCTCAAGGGGATAGACCACAATGAGCTACTTTTGGAAGTAGCCGATTCCATAAATATGGGAATGCCAAGCAAGATATTGGAAATCCTGATAGATGTCCTCAACGAAGAGGGAAAGCATTTAAATGGTTCAAATATCCTTATACTTGGAGTTACCTACAAGAAGGATATCGCGGATTTAAGGGAATCCCCTGCGGTAAAATTGATGGACCTTTTAGTGGAGAAGAAGGCGAATTTGGCCTATTCTGACCCTTATATCACCAAGATTCCCGAGCGTGATTACATTCGTAAGGATTTAAACGAGGAAACTTTAGCCTGGGCGGATGTCGTCGTCTTGACCACTGACCACTCTTCTTTTGACTATCAATGGATAGCGGATAATTGCGCTTGCATACTGGACACCCGGAACGCTTTCAGGGGAGTGAAGAACTGCCGTGCAAAGATATACAGACTTTAA
- a CDS encoding sigma-70 family RNA polymerase sigma factor, with amino-acid sequence MPEKAKIANKERLQRERFLAAQQGDKATRDALVEENIGLVHKWARRYYRYAQSIPTVTYEDIFLEGVYGLIKAIDKYKPQKGSFSTYATIWIKQSIRRFLQKEKAQLKGRGYLPVQEDEEEQMTLEDMPAEEEELPSSDLESLQRKIEYAPIPQRSKDILRMYFLEGYSLREIGEKIGLSKERVRQLIKEDGRKVLEE; translated from the coding sequence ATGCCTGAGAAAGCCAAAATAGCCAATAAGGAAAGATTACAGAGGGAGAGATTCCTCGCTGCCCAGCAAGGAGATAAGGCAACGAGGGACGCCCTCGTTGAGGAGAATATTGGTCTCGTGCATAAATGGGCACGGAGATACTACCGCTATGCCCAATCCATTCCCACAGTTACCTATGAGGATATCTTCCTTGAGGGAGTATATGGATTGATAAAGGCGATAGATAAGTATAAGCCCCAAAAGGGCAGTTTTTCCACCTATGCGACGATATGGATAAAGCAATCTATTAGGCGTTTCCTTCAGAAGGAAAAAGCGCAGTTGAAAGGGAGGGGTTATCTCCCTGTGCAGGAAGACGAAGAGGAACAAATGACGCTTGAGGATATGCCCGCTGAGGAAGAAGAGCTCCCGTCCTCGGATTTAGAGAGCTTGCAAAGAAAAATAGAATACGCTCCCATTCCTCAGCGCTCAAAGGACATTTTGAGGATGTATTTCCTTGAAGGCTACTCTTTAAGGGAAATAGGAGAGAAAATCGGTCTTTCCAAAGAGAGGGTTAGACAATTAATAAAAGAGGACGGAAGGAAAGTTCTAGAGGAATAG
- a CDS encoding peptidylprolyl isomerase: MRRLIIFAMILGAFILAGCGRKVVAVVNGEKITKEELRNEAEKVAGRDVLVNLIREKLILQAAKKEGVYPSNEEVEKELEFRKRENPNFMQDLEKQNMTLEEYKKQLIQSLAEINLITKGITVTDKEIEEAFKKYKPMLDRVRLRWIVNVSEEEIKKAKEKLAAGAFFETVAKDSSQDTTTKEKGGDMGYVSLGQLRTLSPKIADLAMTLPLGKVSDIIKISNAYVIIRVEDRRIATLDSWKDFLRRSVMLEKANKEGRAEKVLKPIFEKATIEIKDPLYKGLETDIVPLPLP, from the coding sequence ATGAGAAGACTGATAATTTTCGCGATGATACTTGGTGCATTTATCCTTGCAGGTTGTGGGAGGAAGGTTGTAGCAGTTGTGAATGGGGAGAAGATCACAAAAGAGGAGTTGAGGAACGAAGCGGAAAAAGTAGCTGGTAGGGATGTTTTAGTAAATCTAATAAGGGAAAAACTCATCTTGCAAGCTGCCAAGAAAGAGGGGGTTTATCCCTCAAATGAAGAGGTGGAAAAGGAATTGGAATTTAGAAAGAGGGAAAACCCCAACTTTATGCAAGACCTTGAGAAGCAGAATATGACATTAGAAGAGTATAAAAAGCAACTCATTCAGAGCCTAGCCGAGATAAATCTAATAACGAAGGGGATCACTGTAACCGATAAAGAGATAGAAGAAGCCTTTAAGAAATATAAGCCTATGCTGGATAGAGTGAGGTTAAGGTGGATAGTAAATGTGAGCGAAGAGGAGATAAAGAAGGCTAAAGAAAAGTTAGCTGCGGGTGCGTTCTTTGAAACTGTTGCAAAGGATTCTTCTCAGGATACGACTACTAAGGAAAAAGGTGGAGATATGGGATATGTTTCCCTTGGGCAACTTAGAACGCTTAGCCCCAAGATAGCGGATTTAGCAATGACCCTACCCTTGGGCAAGGTAAGCGATATCATAAAGATATCAAATGCATATGTTATAATCAGGGTAGAGGACCGACGCATAGCTACTTTGGATAGTTGGAAGGATTTCCTGAGAAGAAGCGTTATGCTGGAGAAAGCTAATAAGGAAGGAAGGGCGGAAAAAGTCCTAAAGCCCATCTTTGAGAAGGCAACGATAGAGATAAAAGACCCACTTTATAAGGGATTGGAAACAGACATAGTGCCCCTCCCCTTGCCTTGA
- the glgA gene encoding glycogen synthase GlgA produces MRVLFCASEAFPYAKTGGLADVAGALPKTLALEGLEVMLALPKYKQVGYLGEERINIGDRELLAVGEKPGEAIEGVKTLFIRQDELYLRDSLYGYPDDAERFIFFSKAVLSLIKKLDWKPDVIHCNDWQTGLIPVYLKTTLKEDSFYKDISTIFTIHNLAYQGNFPPQTLQLAGLPWELFTFDKLEFWGNFSFMKGGILYSDLITTVSPRYAEEIKTPEFGAGMEGVLAYRGDRLRGILNGIDYEVWNPAKDDYLFVPYDSHSLEKKSENKHFLQGEVGLPKKEVPMIGMVSRLAPQKGFDILLSAIDDLLERDLQMIILGMGETEIEEGLKEKAEKHKEKMKVFIEFNEKLSHQIYGGCDIFLMPSLYEPCGLGQMIAMRYGTVPVVREVGGLADSVKEFDPAKGEGTGFLFKEYSPQALSDAVSRALKFYKNKNIWRKIQENCMKMDFSWRSSARKYVETYKEAIKLRKREER; encoded by the coding sequence ATGCGTGTTTTATTTTGTGCTTCGGAAGCTTTCCCTTATGCTAAGACGGGAGGACTCGCTGATGTCGCGGGTGCTCTCCCTAAAACCCTTGCTCTGGAAGGACTTGAAGTTATGCTTGCTCTTCCAAAGTATAAGCAGGTCGGTTATCTCGGAGAGGAGAGGATAAATATAGGCGATAGGGAACTTCTCGCTGTTGGGGAGAAGCCAGGCGAGGCAATAGAGGGGGTAAAGACGCTTTTCATCAGACAAGATGAGCTCTATTTAAGGGATTCCCTTTACGGCTATCCCGATGACGCGGAGAGATTTATTTTCTTCTCCAAAGCGGTTCTATCTTTAATTAAAAAATTGGATTGGAAACCCGATGTCATCCACTGCAACGATTGGCAGACGGGTTTAATCCCTGTTTACTTAAAGACGACTTTAAAGGAGGATAGCTTCTATAAGGATATCTCAACCATCTTTACCATCCACAATTTAGCCTATCAGGGTAACTTCCCACCTCAAACCTTGCAATTAGCGGGATTGCCTTGGGAGCTTTTCACTTTTGATAAACTGGAATTTTGGGGAAATTTCTCTTTTATGAAGGGTGGAATTCTCTACAGCGATTTGATAACCACCGTATCACCTCGCTACGCTGAGGAGATAAAAACACCCGAGTTTGGAGCAGGGATGGAAGGAGTCCTTGCCTATAGAGGGGATAGATTAAGGGGTATACTCAACGGGATTGATTACGAGGTCTGGAATCCCGCAAAAGATGATTATCTCTTCGTTCCATACGATTCCCATTCATTAGAGAAAAAGAGCGAAAACAAACATTTTCTTCAAGGCGAAGTTGGGCTCCCGAAAAAGGAAGTGCCCATGATAGGGATGGTTTCCCGCCTTGCTCCCCAGAAAGGCTTTGATATACTTTTATCAGCGATTGACGACTTACTGGAGAGGGATTTACAAATGATAATCCTGGGTATGGGGGAAACGGAGATAGAAGAGGGGTTAAAAGAAAAGGCGGAAAAACATAAAGAGAAAATGAAGGTCTTCATAGAATTCAACGAGAAACTTTCTCATCAAATTTACGGTGGATGCGACATCTTCTTAATGCCCTCTCTTTACGAACCCTGCGGTTTGGGGCAGATGATTGCTATGAGATATGGAACGGTTCCGGTGGTCAGGGAAGTTGGTGGATTAGCGGATAGTGTGAAGGAGTTTGACCCAGCGAAAGGAGAGGGAACCGGGTTTTTGTTTAAAGAATATTCCCCTCAGGCGTTGTCAGATGCGGTCTCAAGGGCTTTGAAATTTTACAAAAACAAAAATATCTGGCGGAAGATACAGGAAAATTGCATGAAGATGGATTTTTCCTGGCGGTCTTCAGCAAGGAAATATGTTGAGACTTATAAAGAAGCGATAAAACTACGAAAGAGGGAGGAACGATGA